CTGGAGGGAGACTCCGTCTCGCGACGGAGGCCGAAGGCCTCCCGAACAGACCACCCCGAGCCACCCGACACTGCCGGGCGCCTGCGGCGCCAGTCGCGATGCGCAGCATCCCTCCTACCACGGCGCCATACAGCAAAAGCCCCGCAGGCATTCGCCTGCGGGGCTTTCTTGTAGCTTGATCCTTGCAGCTTGTCGCTGCCCGAAGGGCTACAGGTGCTCGACGCTCGTGATCTCGTACTCGACGTCACCACCGGGGGTCTTGACCACCACCACGTCGCTCTCCTCCTTGCCGATCAGGGCGCGGGCGATGGGTGAGGTCACCGAGATCAGGCTCTGCTTGATATCGGCCTCGTCCTCACCGACGATGCGGTAGCTCACCTCCTCGTCGGTATCGAGGTTGAGCAACCCCACGGTGACGCCGAAGATCACCTTGCCGGTCTTGGGCAACCGGGTGACGTCGATCACCTGGGCGCTCCCGAGCTTGCCCTCGATCTCCTGGATCCGCCCCTCGATGAAGCCCTGCTGCTCGCGGGCCGCATGGTACTCGGCGTTCTCCTTGAGATCGCCGTGCTCACGGGCCTCCGCGATGGCGGCGATCACCTTCGGCCGCGCCTCACTCTTGAGGTGATCGAGCTCCTTGCGCAAGCGCGACTCCCCGGCGACGGTCATCGGGACCTTGTTCATTGTACGGCTCCTGCATGCAGTTCCTGTAGCCGCCGCACCGTGATCTCATTGCCGTACTCGAGCGCCAGGCAAACGGCACTGGCCCCCGCCAGCGTGGTGGCGTAGGGAACCTTACGAGCCAGCGCGGTGCGACGGATCACCGAGGAGTCGTTGATCGCCTGGCGACCCTCGGTGGTATTGACGATATAGGCGATCTCGTCGTTCTTGAGCAGATCGACGATATGCGGGCGGCCTTCGAAGACCTTGTTCACGACCTCGACATCGACACCGGCGGCCTCGAGGGCCGCGGCGGTACCGCGGGTCGCACATAGCGTGAAGCCCAAGGTTACCAGAGAGCGCGCCACCTCGATAACACCCGCCTTGTCCGGCTCGCGCACCGAAAGGAACGCCTTGCGCGGCCCGGAAAGCGGCGGAATCGCCTCGCCGGCGCCGAGCTGCGCCTTGTAGAAGGCCTCGGCGAAGGTGTTGCCACTCCCCATCACCTCGCCGGTGGACTTCATCTCCGGCGACAGGATCGGATCGACGCCCGGGAACTTGTTGAACGGGAACACCGCCTCCTTGACGCTGTGGAAGTGCGGCACGATCTCGGCCTCGAAGCCCTGCTCGGCCAGGGTGGTGCCGGCCATGCAGCGCGCGGCGACCTGGGCCAGCGAGGTGCCGATGCACTTGGAGACGAAGGGCACGGTGCGCGAGGCACGGGGGTTGACCTCGATGATGTAGATCTCGCCGTCCTGCCAGGCCAGCTGCACGTTCATCAGGCCCTTGACGCCGAGCTCCATGGCCATCTGCCGCACCTGCTCACGCATCGCGTCCTGCACCTCGGCGGGCAGCGAGTAGGGCGGCAGCGCGCAGGCGGAGTCGCCGGAGTGCACGCCGGCCTGCTCGATATGCTGCATGATGCCGCCGATCACCACCTGCTGACCGTCGCTGACCGCGTCGATGTCGATCTCGATGGCCGCATTGAGGAAGTGGTCGAGCAGCACCGGAGAGTCGTTGGAGACCTTGACCGCGTGGGTCATGTAGTTCTCGAGCTCGGAGGCGTCGTACACGATCTCCATGGCGCGGCCGCCGAGCACGTAGCTGGGACGCACTACCAGCGGGTAGCCGATGGCCCCGGCCTTGGCGAAGGCCTCTTCGAAACTGCGCGCGGTGGCGTTGGGCGGCTGCTTGAGGCCCAGCTTGTCGATCATCTGCTGGAAGCGCTCGCGATCCTCGGCACGGTCGATGGCGTCCGGGGTGGTGCCGATGATCGGCACGCCGGCGGCCTCGAGTTCCCGGGCCAGCTTGAGCGGGGTTTGGCCGCCGAACTGCACGATCACGCCGACGGGCTGCTCCTTGTCGGCGATCTCCAGCACGTCCTCCAGGGTCACCGGCTCGAAGTAGAGACGATCGCTGGTGTCGTAGTCGGTGGAGACGGTCTCGGGGTTGCAGTTGACCATGATGGTTTCAAAGCCGTCGTCATGCATGGCGAAGGCGGCGTGGACGCAGCAGTAGTCGAACTCGATGCCCTGGCCGATGCGGTTGGGTCCGCCGCCCAGCACCATGATCTTCTGCCTGTCGCTCACCTCGGCCTCGCACTCCTCCTCGTAGGTGGAGTACATGTAGGCGGTGTCGGAGGCGAACTCCGCGGCACAGGTGTCGACACGCTTGTAGACCGGGCGGATGCCGGCCTGCTGGCGCGTCTTGCGGAACTCCTTCTCGGAGACCCCGAGCAGCGCGGCCAGGCGGGCATCGGAGAAGCCCTTGCGCTTGAGGCGGAACAGCTCACGCGTATCGAGCTCGGAAAGCGAGCGCGTGGCCACCTCGGCCTCGGTGGCGACCAGGTCCTCGAGCTGAACCAGGAACCAGGGATCGATCTTGGTCAGCGCGAAGATCTCGTCGCGGCTCATGCCGGCGCGCATGGCATCGGCGATAAAGAAGATGCGCTCAGCGCCGGCGGCCTGCAGCTCACCCTTGATATGCGCCATCCCGTCGGCATCGAAGCGAGTGATCTTGGGGTCGAGGCCGTCGTTGCCGGTCTCCAGGCCGCGCAGCGCCTTCTGCAGGGACTCCTGGAAGGTACGCCCGATCGCCATCACCTCGCCCACCGACTTCATCTGGGTGGTCAGGCGGTCGTTGGCCTGGGGGAACTTCTCGAAGGTGAAGCGCGGGATCTTGGTGACCACGTAGTCGATGGCCGGCTCGAACGACGCCGGGGTGCGCCCGCCGGTGATGTCGTTCTGCAGTTCGTCCAGGGTATAGCCCACCGCCAGCTTGGCGGCGATCTTGGCGATCGGGAAGCCGGTGGCCTTGGAGGCCAGCGCCGAGGAGCGCGACACCCGCGGGTTCATCTCGATGACCACCATGCGCCCGGTCTTCGGATCCGTGCCGAACTGGACGTTGGAGCCGCCGGTCTCGACGCCGATCTCGCGCAGCACCGCCAGCGAGGCGTTGCGCATGATCTGGTATTCCTTGTCGGTCAGCGTCTGGGCCGGCGCCACGGTGATGGAGTCACCGGTGTGCACGCCCATGGGGTCGAAGTTCTCGATGGAGCAGACGATGATGCAGTTGTCGTTCTTGTCACGAACGACCTCCATCTCGTACTCCTTCCAGCCCAACAGCGACTCGTCGATCAGCAGTTCGTGGTTGTTGGAAAGCTCGAAGCCACGCTGGCAGATCTCCTCGAACTCCTCCTTGTTGTAGGCCACGCCGCCGCCGGAGCCTCCCATGGTGTAGGAGGGGCGGATGATGGTCGGGAAGCCCAGCTCGGCCTGGATCTCCCAGGCCTCTTCCATGGTGTGGGCGACCTTGGCCTTGGGGCACTCCAGGCCGATGCGCTTCATGGCCTGGTCGAAGAGGTCGCGGTCCTCGGCCTTGTTGATGGCGTCGGCATTGGCGCCGATCATCTCCACGCCATGCTTCTCGAGCACGCCATGCTTGTCGAGGTCCAGGGCGCAGTTGAGCGCGGTCTGGCCGCCCATGGTGGGCAGGATGGCGTCGGGCTTCTCGGCCTCGATGATCTTCTCCACCGCCTGCCAGGTGATCGGCTCGATGTAGGTGGCATCGGCCATCGCCGGGTCGGTCATGATGGTAGCCGGATTGGAGTTGACCAGGATGACCCGGTAGCCCTCCTCGCGCAGGGCCTTGCAGGCCTGGGCGCCGGAGTAGTCGAATTCACACGCCTGGCCGATGACGATGGGGCCGGCGCCGATGATCAGGATGCTCTGGAGGTCGGTACGTTTGGGCATGGTGCTTCCCGCAAAGTGAATGACGGACGAGGGGCGGCGGTCGGGCGCTTAACGCTTGGCTTTCATCATCTCGATGAAGCGGTCGAACAGCGGCGCCACGTCGTGGGGCCCAGAGCTGGCTTCTGGGTGCCCCTGGAAGCTGAAGGCCGGCCGCTCGGTATGCTCGATGCCCTGCAGGGTACCGTCGAACAGCGAACGGTGAGTCGCCCGCAGCAGGGTGGCCGGCAGCGTCGCCTCGTCGGCGGCGAAGCCATGGTTCTGGCTGGTGATCATCACCTTGCCGGACTCGAGGTCCTGCACCGGGTGGTTGGCGCCGTGATGGCCGTGATTCATCTTCACGGTCTTCGCCCCGCTGGCCAGCGCCAGCAACTGGTGCCCCAGGCAGATGCCGAACAGCGGAATATCCGTCTCGAGGAAGGCCTGAATGGCAGCGATGGCGTAATCGCAGGGCTCGGGGTCACCCGGCCCATTGGAGAGGAAGATGCCGTCGGGGTTGAGCGCCAGCGCCTCGGCCGCCGGGGTCTGCGCCGGCACCACGGTCACCCGACAGCCGCCGGCGGCCAGCAGGCGCAAGATGTTGCGCTTGATGCCGAAGTCATAAGCCACCACATGATAGGGACGCTCGCCGTCGCGGGCATCAAGGTAGCCGTGCCCCAGCACCCACTGCCCCTCGTGCCACTCGTAGGGCTCGCGGCAGCTCACCTCCTTGGCCAGGTCCATGCCCTTGAGCCCGGGGAAGTCGCGGGCGGCGGCCAGGGCACGCTCGACGGCGTCCTCGCCCTCGGCCTCCGGCCCGGCCAGGATCGCTCCACTCTGGGCGCCCTTGTCGCGCAGGATGCGGGTCAAGCGACGGGTGTCGATCTCGGCGATGCCCAGCACACCGTTCGCCGCCAGGTAGTCGGACAGTGCCTGCTCGCTGCGAAAGTTGCTGGCCACCAGCGGCAGGTCGCGGATCACCAGACCGGCCGCGGCGATGCCCTCAGACTCCACGTCCTCGGCGTTGACGCCGGTGTTGCCGATATGTGGATAGGTCAGGGTAACGATCTGGCGCGCGTAGGAGGCGTCGGTCAGGATCTCCTGGTAGCCGGTCATGGACGTGTTGAACACCACCTCGCCGCTGGTCTGTCCATCGGCACCGATGGCCGTACCGTGGAACACGCTACCGTCTTCCAGGGCCAGTATCGCGGGTCTCTTCAAGGTCATGTCCTCCTGCTCGTCAAGGATATCTCAGCGCCGCCGTACGCCAGTCGTAAAAAAGCGGGACGAACCCGATGCAGACCGGTTTCATCCCGCTTGTTGTCATTCGCTCGAGACGCCTGGGCCGAAGCAACAAGCGCTGTGTTGGGCTCTCGCCCGGGCGCCCGGCCAAAATTTTGGGGATATTACAGGAAACGCCTCCCGGCGACTACCCCATTGGTCGAACCACCTCGTTCCTAGGCTTCGGGGTTAGGCTACGGCGCCCCGTCACTCCAGGCCGAGCACGTCCTGCATCGCATAACGGCCCTTGTCCTGGCTGGCCACCCAGCGGGCCGCCCGCACCGCGCCCTTGGCGAAGGTCATGCGGCTCGAGGCCTTGTGGGTGATCTCGATGCGCTCGCCCTCGGTGGCGAACATCACGGTGTGCTCGCCGACGATATCGCCCGCCCTGACGGTGGCGAAGCCGATCTCCTTGTCGGTGCGCGGCCCGCACTGCCCCACCCGCTCGAAGACGCCATGCTCCTTGAGGGTGCGCCCCAGGCTCTCGGCCACCACCTCGCCCATCTTCAACGCGGTGCCGGAGGGGGCATCCACCTTGTGGCGGTGATGGGCCTCGATCACCTCGATGTCGTAGCCCTCGTCGCCCAGCGCCCGGGCCGCGGTTTCCAGCAGCTTGAGGGTCAGGTTCACCCCCACGCTCATGTTGGGGGCGAAGACGAAGGGCAGCCGGTCGCGGAAGGCATCGAGCTCGGCCAACTCCTCGCCGGAGAGCCCGGTGGTGCCGATCACCATGCGCTTGCCGTGGGCGGCGCAGAACGCCAGGTTGGCCAGGGTGACCCGAGGCGCGGTGAAGTCGATCAGCACGTCGAAGTCATCGACGATGGCATCCAGCGTATCCACGGCGCTCACGCCCAGCTTGCCGACCCCCGCCAGCTCGCCGATATCGGCGCCGGTAAGCGTGCTGCCCGGCTCGACGATGCCCCCCGCCAGGGTGGCGCCATCATCCTGCTGTACGGCGTTGACGAGGGTGCGGCCCATGCGGCCGGCGACGCCGACGATGGCAATACGGGTCATGAGGACTCCTGTAGGAACATTTGCGGCTCAACAATGCACCGCAGTATACCAGAGGCAAGCCGCCGTCAGCCGTCCGCCCCACTGCCTGCCGAGGTGGGCCGCACGGAGGGTAATACCTCGACTCACGCCTCCCAGACGATATCCAGCTCGACACCCCGGAGCTCATCCAGGGCATTGTCCACCTGACGCTCGAGTTCGTCGTGGCTCTCGTCATCCAGAGCCTCCACCACCACCAGCAGCTTGTCAGGCTGGGCCTGCAGGTAGCAGCTACCCTCCTCGAAGGTGGCCCGCACCGAATCACCGGAACGGTCCACCTCCTTGGCACCGGACCAGCGCTCGCAGAGCTGATCGACCAGGGCCGCCGCATCCTCGGCGTGCAGCTCGGCGCGTGAAATGGGCATGGCGCTATCCTCCTGCAGAAATGTCGAGGCCCCAGACTATGATGCCATCCCGTGGAACGCTACCCCCTCACCGCCTACGCTGCCCTCCACGCCACCGGCGCCAGTAGGAG
The Halomonas sp. H10-9-1 DNA segment above includes these coding regions:
- the greA gene encoding transcription elongation factor GreA produces the protein MNKVPMTVAGESRLRKELDHLKSEARPKVIAAIAEAREHGDLKENAEYHAAREQQGFIEGRIQEIEGKLGSAQVIDVTRLPKTGKVIFGVTVGLLNLDTDEEVSYRIVGEDEADIKQSLISVTSPIARALIGKEESDVVVVKTPGGDVEYEITSVEHL
- the carB gene encoding carbamoyl-phosphate synthase large subunit is translated as MPKRTDLQSILIIGAGPIVIGQACEFDYSGAQACKALREEGYRVILVNSNPATIMTDPAMADATYIEPITWQAVEKIIEAEKPDAILPTMGGQTALNCALDLDKHGVLEKHGVEMIGANADAINKAEDRDLFDQAMKRIGLECPKAKVAHTMEEAWEIQAELGFPTIIRPSYTMGGSGGGVAYNKEEFEEICQRGFELSNNHELLIDESLLGWKEYEMEVVRDKNDNCIIVCSIENFDPMGVHTGDSITVAPAQTLTDKEYQIMRNASLAVLREIGVETGGSNVQFGTDPKTGRMVVIEMNPRVSRSSALASKATGFPIAKIAAKLAVGYTLDELQNDITGGRTPASFEPAIDYVVTKIPRFTFEKFPQANDRLTTQMKSVGEVMAIGRTFQESLQKALRGLETGNDGLDPKITRFDADGMAHIKGELQAAGAERIFFIADAMRAGMSRDEIFALTKIDPWFLVQLEDLVATEAEVATRSLSELDTRELFRLKRKGFSDARLAALLGVSEKEFRKTRQQAGIRPVYKRVDTCAAEFASDTAYMYSTYEEECEAEVSDRQKIMVLGGGPNRIGQGIEFDYCCVHAAFAMHDDGFETIMVNCNPETVSTDYDTSDRLYFEPVTLEDVLEIADKEQPVGVIVQFGGQTPLKLARELEAAGVPIIGTTPDAIDRAEDRERFQQMIDKLGLKQPPNATARSFEEAFAKAGAIGYPLVVRPSYVLGGRAMEIVYDASELENYMTHAVKVSNDSPVLLDHFLNAAIEIDIDAVSDGQQVVIGGIMQHIEQAGVHSGDSACALPPYSLPAEVQDAMREQVRQMAMELGVKGLMNVQLAWQDGEIYIIEVNPRASRTVPFVSKCIGTSLAQVAARCMAGTTLAEQGFEAEIVPHFHSVKEAVFPFNKFPGVDPILSPEMKSTGEVMGSGNTFAEAFYKAQLGAGEAIPPLSGPRKAFLSVREPDKAGVIEVARSLVTLGFTLCATRGTAAALEAAGVDVEVVNKVFEGRPHIVDLLKNDEIAYIVNTTEGRQAINDSSVIRRTALARKVPYATTLAGASAVCLALEYGNEITVRRLQELHAGAVQ
- the carA gene encoding glutamine-hydrolyzing carbamoyl-phosphate synthase small subunit translates to MKRPAILALEDGSVFHGTAIGADGQTSGEVVFNTSMTGYQEILTDASYARQIVTLTYPHIGNTGVNAEDVESEGIAAAGLVIRDLPLVASNFRSEQALSDYLAANGVLGIAEIDTRRLTRILRDKGAQSGAILAGPEAEGEDAVERALAAARDFPGLKGMDLAKEVSCREPYEWHEGQWVLGHGYLDARDGERPYHVVAYDFGIKRNILRLLAAGGCRVTVVPAQTPAAEALALNPDGIFLSNGPGDPEPCDYAIAAIQAFLETDIPLFGICLGHQLLALASGAKTVKMNHGHHGANHPVQDLESGKVMITSQNHGFAADEATLPATLLRATHRSLFDGTLQGIEHTERPAFSFQGHPEASSGPHDVAPLFDRFIEMMKAKR
- the dapB gene encoding 4-hydroxy-tetrahydrodipicolinate reductase — protein: MTRIAIVGVAGRMGRTLVNAVQQDDGATLAGGIVEPGSTLTGADIGELAGVGKLGVSAVDTLDAIVDDFDVLIDFTAPRVTLANLAFCAAHGKRMVIGTTGLSGEELAELDAFRDRLPFVFAPNMSVGVNLTLKLLETAARALGDEGYDIEVIEAHHRHKVDAPSGTALKMGEVVAESLGRTLKEHGVFERVGQCGPRTDKEIGFATVRAGDIVGEHTVMFATEGERIEITHKASSRMTFAKGAVRAARWVASQDKGRYAMQDVLGLE
- a CDS encoding DUF2218 domain-containing protein, which codes for MPISRAELHAEDAAALVDQLCERWSGAKEVDRSGDSVRATFEEGSCYLQAQPDKLLVVVEALDDESHDELERQVDNALDELRGVELDIVWEA